From Myxococcus stipitatus, one genomic window encodes:
- a CDS encoding DUF899 domain-containing protein: protein MTHVKTESRSEWLAARKELLAKEKALTRMRDELSATRRTLPWLRVAEPYVFDGPEGKETLAQLFAGRSQLLVYHFMFAPEWENGCKSCSFWADSFNGVVEHLRQRDVSFVAISRAELPKLQAFRQRMGWRFKWVSSQGSEFNYDFQVSFRADAVARGEAVYNYAPLPHSASDMPGFSVFSKDERGDVFHTYGTYGRGIDPVNTAYQLLDLVPKGRDEDGLPSPMHWVRLRDAYGP, encoded by the coding sequence GTGACACACGTCAAGACGGAGTCGAGGAGTGAGTGGCTGGCCGCGCGCAAGGAGCTGTTGGCCAAGGAGAAGGCCCTCACGCGGATGCGCGACGAGCTGAGCGCCACACGCCGCACCCTGCCCTGGCTGCGCGTGGCCGAGCCCTACGTGTTCGATGGCCCCGAGGGCAAGGAGACGCTCGCGCAGCTCTTCGCGGGCCGAAGCCAGTTGCTCGTCTACCACTTCATGTTCGCACCCGAATGGGAGAACGGCTGCAAGAGCTGTTCGTTCTGGGCCGACTCCTTCAACGGAGTCGTCGAGCACCTGCGCCAGCGGGACGTCAGCTTCGTCGCCATCTCCCGCGCGGAGCTGCCGAAGCTGCAGGCGTTCCGACAGCGGATGGGCTGGCGCTTCAAGTGGGTGTCATCGCAGGGAAGCGAGTTCAACTACGACTTCCAGGTGTCCTTCCGCGCGGACGCCGTGGCGCGTGGCGAGGCCGTCTACAACTACGCGCCGCTGCCGCACTCCGCTTCGGACATGCCGGGCTTCAGTGTCTTCTCGAAGGACGAGCGCGGCGACGTCTTCCACACCTACGGGACCTACGGGCGAGGCATCGATCCGGTCAACACGGCGTATCAGCTCCTGGACCTCGTCCCGAAGGGCCGAGACGAGGACGGGTTGCCGTCGCCGATGCACTGGGTTCGCCTGCGGGACGCGTATGGCCCCTGA
- a CDS encoding NAD(P)-dependent oxidoreductase — MKTNITVIGAGRMGSALVKAFLQQGHPTTVWNRTRAKCEPLAALGARVAQDVRDAISTAEVVVVNVNDYGTSDQLLRPDEATRALRGKLLVQLTSGSPALAREQAAWARRHGISYLDGAIMGTPDFIGRPEGTLLYAGPKPLFERYEPVLRVLGGNTQHVGEDEGHASALDSALLFQMWGSLFGILQAAAISRAERLPLSTLETFLKATVPVVDGAERDVMARLQRDDVGADAQTLATLETHYVAFKHLLDLCKERGVDRSLPEAMDAFFQKALKAGHGKDDFAALTRFVR, encoded by the coding sequence ATGAAGACGAACATCACGGTCATCGGCGCGGGACGCATGGGCTCCGCGCTGGTCAAGGCGTTCCTCCAGCAGGGACACCCCACGACGGTCTGGAACCGCACCCGCGCGAAGTGCGAGCCGCTGGCCGCGCTGGGCGCGCGCGTCGCCCAGGACGTCCGCGACGCCATCTCCACCGCCGAGGTGGTGGTGGTGAACGTCAACGACTACGGCACCAGCGACCAGCTCCTGCGACCCGACGAGGCGACGCGGGCGCTGCGCGGCAAGCTGCTCGTGCAGCTCACCTCCGGCTCACCGGCCCTCGCGCGCGAACAGGCGGCGTGGGCGCGGCGCCACGGCATCTCCTACCTGGACGGCGCCATCATGGGGACTCCCGACTTCATCGGGCGCCCCGAGGGGACGCTGCTGTACGCCGGCCCCAAGCCGCTGTTCGAGCGGTACGAGCCCGTCCTGCGCGTGCTCGGAGGCAACACCCAGCACGTGGGCGAGGACGAGGGACATGCCTCCGCGCTCGACAGCGCCCTGCTCTTCCAGATGTGGGGTTCGTTGTTCGGCATCCTCCAGGCGGCGGCCATCAGCCGCGCGGAGCGGCTGCCGCTCTCGACGCTGGAGACGTTCCTGAAGGCCACCGTCCCCGTCGTCGACGGCGCCGAGCGCGACGTCATGGCGCGCCTGCAACGCGACGACGTGGGCGCCGACGCGCAGACCCTCGCGACCCTCGAGACGCACTACGTCGCCTTCAAGCACCTGCTGGACCTGTGCAAGGAGCGCGGCGTCGACCGGAGCCTCCCCGAGGCCATGGATGCGTTCTTCCAGAAGGCACTGAAGGCCGGGCACGGGAAGGACGACTTCGCCGCGCTCACCCGGTTCGTGCGCTGA
- a CDS encoding helix-turn-helix domain-containing protein: MDALITAAARALGEGDPLGALQRVALREDAPALAVRGIAMAQMGVFEKATQLLRRAARAYGSSDALARARCNVAEAEVALASRDFGGADLTLGEALRTFIRHGDSRNARYTRLLQARRALLLGRIEEAERAVAELDLVGASAMTLAVAHLLQLEVALRRGATRAARVALEHARSAAGRARIPSLEAEVEHAARVLSLPAARVIVRGEARQVVLDEVESLLGSGHLVVNACRRTVHARERVVTLATRPVLFGLLRVLAEAWPGEASRDDLARHVFGARRVNASYRVRLRVELGRLRARLRDLADIRATPSGFALAPRHSMEARVLAPPVEGAGGAVLALLADGEHWSTSALALVLGASQRTVQRVLSSLAEDGQVRALGGGRARRWVAPPVSGFTTTLLLPASTLFE; this comes from the coding sequence ATGGATGCACTCATCACGGCGGCGGCTCGGGCACTGGGGGAGGGAGACCCCCTGGGTGCACTCCAGCGCGTGGCGCTCCGAGAGGACGCGCCGGCGTTGGCCGTGAGAGGCATCGCCATGGCACAGATGGGGGTGTTCGAGAAGGCGACGCAGCTCCTGCGGCGCGCGGCTCGCGCCTACGGCTCCAGCGACGCCCTCGCGCGGGCTCGCTGCAACGTCGCGGAGGCGGAGGTGGCGCTCGCGTCTCGGGACTTCGGAGGAGCCGACCTCACGCTCGGAGAAGCGCTGCGCACCTTCATTCGCCACGGTGACTCGCGGAACGCGCGCTACACGCGGTTGTTGCAGGCGCGGCGAGCCCTGTTGCTAGGACGCATCGAGGAGGCCGAGCGGGCCGTGGCCGAGCTCGACCTCGTCGGTGCCTCCGCGATGACCTTGGCTGTCGCGCATCTGCTGCAGCTCGAGGTGGCGCTGCGGCGAGGGGCCACCCGTGCCGCCCGCGTCGCGCTCGAACACGCGCGGAGCGCCGCCGGACGTGCGCGCATCCCCTCTCTCGAGGCCGAGGTCGAGCATGCCGCTCGTGTCCTGAGCCTCCCCGCCGCGCGGGTCATCGTCCGGGGCGAGGCGAGACAGGTCGTGCTCGATGAGGTCGAGTCGCTGCTGGGCTCGGGGCACCTCGTCGTCAACGCCTGCCGCCGAACGGTCCACGCGCGCGAGCGCGTCGTGACGCTGGCCACTCGCCCCGTGCTGTTCGGACTCCTGCGCGTGCTGGCCGAGGCCTGGCCTGGCGAGGCCTCGCGAGACGACCTCGCCCGGCACGTCTTCGGAGCGCGGCGCGTGAACGCATCCTATCGCGTGCGCCTGCGAGTCGAGCTGGGCCGCCTGAGAGCGCGGTTGCGCGACCTGGCGGATATCCGGGCAACCCCGTCTGGCTTCGCCCTGGCTCCGCGGCATTCGATGGAGGCGCGGGTCCTCGCGCCGCCCGTCGAGGGAGCGGGCGGCGCCGTTTTGGCGCTGCTCGCGGACGGTGAACATTGGTCGACCTCGGCGCTCGCGCTCGTGCTCGGCGCGAGTCAACGCACGGTGCAACGCGTCCTCTCCTCGCTGGCGGAGGACGGACAGGTCCGCGCGCTCGGCGGTGGCCGCGCGCGACGCTGGGTGGCGCCTCCTGTCAGTGGCTTCACGACGACTTTGTTACTCCCGGCGTCCACGCTCTTCGAGTAG
- a CDS encoding Xaa-Pro aminopeptidase, with product MHRFISKRSWSLGLAVVLSSASMACAAGEPESARVSEALVGTEAVSEEALRFLHCPAGGDMFAPGEVSLPERSEYRLSFTGDGNTAYYHVDLAEEPYQALFVTHKVNGHWIPGQIVPFSGTFQDSDPFVTPDGNTVYFSSARPVSGEGPQRSDTDLWVVRRDAGGDWGTPEHLGPNINSDRQELYVSATRDGTLYFASGTFDTDFNVYKAERRGPGYAPAEKLGAGVNSDDYWEYNSHISWDGRVLIFASLNRPEGYGLGDLYASVNVGGRWLKAVNLGPSVNTEKDEFHPSLSVDGRRLYFVRQTWAPFVPSDFYQLDTLCLLGL from the coding sequence ATGCATCGCTTCATTTCCAAGAGGTCGTGGTCCCTGGGGTTGGCGGTCGTCCTGTCGTCGGCGTCGATGGCGTGCGCGGCGGGTGAGCCGGAGTCGGCCCGCGTGTCGGAGGCGCTGGTGGGCACCGAGGCCGTGTCCGAGGAGGCCCTGCGCTTCCTGCATTGCCCCGCGGGCGGCGACATGTTCGCGCCCGGCGAGGTGTCGCTGCCGGAGCGCTCCGAGTACCGCCTGTCCTTCACGGGGGACGGCAACACGGCGTACTACCACGTGGACCTGGCGGAGGAGCCCTACCAGGCCCTCTTCGTCACCCACAAGGTGAACGGCCACTGGATCCCGGGCCAGATTGTTCCCTTCTCCGGCACGTTCCAGGACTCCGACCCGTTCGTCACGCCGGATGGCAACACGGTGTACTTCTCGTCCGCGCGTCCGGTGAGCGGCGAGGGCCCGCAGCGCTCGGACACGGACCTGTGGGTGGTGCGCCGCGACGCGGGCGGCGACTGGGGCACGCCCGAACACCTGGGCCCGAACATCAACTCCGACCGGCAGGAGCTGTACGTCAGCGCGACCCGGGACGGCACGCTGTACTTCGCCAGCGGCACCTTCGACACGGACTTCAACGTCTACAAGGCGGAGCGCCGCGGCCCCGGCTACGCCCCCGCGGAGAAGCTCGGCGCGGGCGTGAACAGCGATGACTACTGGGAATACAACTCGCACATCTCCTGGGACGGGCGCGTGCTCATCTTCGCGTCGCTCAACCGCCCGGAGGGCTACGGCCTGGGAGACCTCTACGCCAGCGTCAACGTGGGCGGCCGTTGGCTGAAGGCCGTCAACCTGGGGCCATCGGTGAACACGGAGAAGGACGAGTTCCACCCGTCGCTCAGCGTGGACGGCCGCCGCCTCTATTTCGTGCGGCAGACGTGGGCGCCCTTCGTCCCGTCGGACTTCTACCAGCTGGACACGCTCTGCCTGCTGGGGTTGTGA
- a CDS encoding intradiol ring-cleavage dioxygenase, which yields MHDDERSHHQGLQQDLRVLRTMADRRQVLRLMAGASLIPLMGCGGAQDDGSALPGDSSSDATACTRIPEETAGPYPGDGSNGANALLLSGIVRRDIRASIAGATGVAQGVPLTVNLTLVNSANGCAPLEGYAIYLWHCDRAGLYSMYSAGVTHENYLRGVQVTDSAGKVSYTTIFPGCYAGRWPHIHFEMYPSVASTSNWRNKVATSQLALPKTSCDEAYAATGYAQSVVNLRNISLATDNVFRDGYATQLATVTGSVATGYVAELVVGIAR from the coding sequence ATGCACGACGACGAGCGGAGCCACCACCAGGGGCTCCAGCAGGACCTGCGGGTGCTGCGGACGATGGCGGACCGGAGGCAGGTGTTGCGCTTGATGGCGGGCGCCAGCCTCATTCCGTTGATGGGATGTGGTGGAGCGCAAGACGACGGAAGCGCCCTGCCGGGCGATTCGAGCAGCGACGCGACGGCCTGCACGCGCATCCCGGAGGAGACGGCGGGGCCGTATCCAGGAGACGGCTCCAATGGAGCGAACGCGCTGCTGCTGTCGGGCATCGTCAGGCGCGACATCCGCGCGAGCATCGCGGGCGCCACGGGCGTGGCCCAGGGCGTGCCGCTCACCGTCAACCTCACGCTGGTGAACAGCGCGAACGGGTGCGCGCCGCTGGAGGGATACGCCATCTACCTGTGGCACTGCGACCGGGCGGGGCTCTATTCGATGTACTCCGCGGGCGTCACCCACGAGAACTACCTGCGGGGCGTGCAGGTGACGGACAGCGCGGGCAAGGTGAGCTACACCACCATCTTCCCGGGCTGCTACGCGGGCCGCTGGCCGCACATCCACTTCGAGATGTATCCCTCCGTCGCCAGCACGAGCAACTGGCGCAACAAGGTGGCCACCTCCCAGCTCGCGCTGCCCAAGACGAGCTGTGACGAGGCCTACGCGGCGACGGGCTACGCGCAGAGCGTGGTCAACCTGCGCAACATCAGCCTCGCCACGGACAACGTGTTCCGCGACGGCTACGCGACCCAGCTCGCCACGGTGACGGGCAGCGTCGCCACGGGCTACGTCGCGGAGCTGGTCGTCGGCATCGCGCGCTGA
- a CDS encoding PQQ-binding-like beta-propeller repeat protein codes for MDETRSEAEEIQPAEILREYGPFEVASRVHGVTYDGENVWFAGGKTLQAFDPASGEPVRTLDVPCDAGTAFDGRHLFQLGEGRIRKIDPATGQVLKTVPAPGHGNHSGLTWAEGFLWVGQFRGRVIHQIDPETGAVLRTLESKRFVTGVTWVEGELWHGTAEDDSSDIRRIDPKDGRVLVRLTLPEGVTVSGLESDGGDIFYAGGGASRTVRAVRRPRRPRR; via the coding sequence ATGGACGAGACGCGGAGCGAGGCGGAAGAGATACAGCCAGCGGAGATTCTCCGGGAGTACGGCCCATTCGAGGTCGCCTCGCGCGTCCATGGCGTGACGTATGACGGCGAGAACGTCTGGTTCGCCGGAGGCAAGACGCTTCAGGCCTTCGACCCGGCGAGTGGTGAACCCGTGCGCACCCTCGACGTGCCGTGCGACGCGGGGACCGCTTTCGATGGCCGGCATCTCTTTCAGCTCGGCGAGGGCCGCATCCGGAAGATCGACCCCGCGACGGGACAGGTGCTGAAGACCGTGCCGGCCCCCGGCCATGGCAACCACTCGGGGCTCACCTGGGCCGAGGGGTTCCTATGGGTGGGGCAGTTTCGTGGCCGGGTGATTCATCAAATCGACCCCGAGACGGGCGCCGTCCTGCGCACCCTCGAGTCCAAGCGCTTCGTCACCGGCGTGACGTGGGTGGAGGGCGAGCTGTGGCACGGCACCGCGGAAGATGATTCGAGCGACATCCGCCGCATCGACCCGAAGGACGGTCGGGTGCTCGTCCGGCTCACGCTGCCCGAGGGCGTGACCGTCTCGGGGCTCGAGTCGGACGGCGGCGACATCTTCTACGCGGGTGGGGGAGCGAGCCGCACGGTTCGCGCCGTGAGGAGGCCCCGGCGCCCGCGCCGCTGA
- a CDS encoding DUF3224 domain-containing protein: protein MAMTRMTVWAWVAGAVLFQGCAGTHVVKSGETAGSEAGMTKRVSGPFDVKLLPMAPDAEAAQSVLGRMRLDKRFHGGLEATSEGQMLATRSPDNGSGGYVALEHVTGTLEGRQGGFILQHSGTMNRGAYTLSVTVVPDSGTGALEGLSGSMKIIIDDKGNHSYDFEYTLAPSP from the coding sequence ATGGCGATGACGCGGATGACGGTCTGGGCCTGGGTCGCTGGCGCGGTGCTCTTCCAGGGCTGCGCGGGAACACACGTGGTGAAGTCCGGCGAGACAGCCGGGAGTGAGGCGGGAATGACGAAGCGAGTGAGTGGTCCCTTTGACGTGAAGCTCCTCCCCATGGCGCCGGACGCGGAGGCGGCTCAATCCGTGCTGGGCCGCATGCGGCTCGACAAGCGGTTCCATGGTGGGTTGGAGGCGACGAGCGAGGGGCAGATGCTGGCCACGCGCTCCCCGGACAACGGCTCGGGTGGCTATGTCGCGCTGGAGCACGTCACCGGGACGTTGGAGGGGCGGCAGGGCGGCTTCATCCTCCAGCACTCGGGGACCATGAACCGTGGGGCCTACACGTTGTCGGTGACGGTGGTGCCGGACTCGGGCACGGGCGCGCTGGAGGGGCTCTCCGGGTCGATGAAGATCATCATCGACGACAAGGGGAACCACTCCTACGACTTCGAGTACACCCTGGCCCCGTCGCCTTGA
- a CDS encoding ABC transporter permease, whose protein sequence is MTDFLQELRHALRMLTKHPAFTAIAVATLALGIAANTAIFSVVNAVLLSPLPFPDQDRLVMAWTRLPASPRWTVSPANFLDWRRQDDVFESMAAIAPLSVNLTGDGTPERLRAASVSSNFFQVLGVAPALGTVFQGPGEDTGPRQVAVLSHGLWKTRFAEDPHVVGRQVRLDGRSYEVLGVMPERFRIPALVPAGASPTDAPQLWVPAPLHDIPQLGPDATVDLSQSRGTSYLRVLGRLKPGVSLERATQVMSALADTLTQLHPETNQDSGITLVPLREQLLGDVRPVLFILLGAVGLVLAIACANVANLFLVRAAARRPEMAVRAALGAGRWRLARQLLTESVLLSLIAGALGLLLAAWGLDAMLGLVPPEVPRLEEVGVDGRVLAFTVCMTLGTGVLFGLLPALQASTPDLNGVLRQSGGGRLVGGHRSRDALVVGEVALAVVLLISAGLLVRSLWRLQDVEPGFQEEGVLTWSMSLPPERYPDEARQAAFFQQVVERVSQVPGVQGAGAISDLPMGGANIWLSLEVEGRPVPVSERPSVGFQAITPGYLRTLGIPLLQGRDVATTDTAKSEPVVLLNQTAARQHFPGQDAVGQRLRLGGEATPMLTVVGVVGDVKYDGPAKEARPEAYVATLQRTFFFTSFVARTQGDPAAVIPSVRAAVGELDRELPLADVRTMAQRLAESTARPRFMSFVVALFAGMSLLLAGVGLSGVMAYAVRQRTREMGIRMALGAQPSDVLRLVLGHGMRLALLGVGLGLVGAFALTRVMASLLYGVSTTDPLVFGALAALVTLVALLATWLPAHRATRVDPQIALR, encoded by the coding sequence ATGACCGACTTCCTCCAGGAGCTTCGCCACGCGCTGCGAATGCTCACCAAGCACCCCGCCTTCACCGCCATCGCGGTGGCGACGCTGGCGCTGGGCATCGCCGCGAACACGGCCATCTTCAGCGTGGTGAACGCGGTCCTCCTGTCGCCCCTGCCCTTCCCCGACCAGGACCGGTTGGTGATGGCGTGGACGCGGCTGCCCGCCTCGCCGCGCTGGACGGTGTCGCCCGCGAACTTCCTCGACTGGCGGAGGCAGGACGACGTCTTCGAGTCGATGGCCGCCATCGCCCCGCTCTCCGTCAACCTGACGGGGGACGGCACGCCCGAGCGGCTGCGCGCGGCCAGCGTCTCCTCGAACTTCTTCCAGGTGCTCGGCGTGGCCCCCGCGCTGGGCACCGTCTTCCAGGGCCCGGGTGAGGACACGGGGCCCCGGCAGGTGGCCGTGCTCAGCCACGGGCTCTGGAAGACGCGCTTCGCCGAGGACCCTCACGTCGTCGGGCGCCAGGTGCGGCTCGACGGCCGGAGCTACGAGGTGCTCGGGGTGATGCCGGAGCGCTTCCGCATCCCGGCGCTGGTGCCCGCGGGCGCCTCCCCCACCGACGCGCCGCAACTCTGGGTTCCCGCGCCCCTGCACGACATCCCGCAGTTGGGGCCCGACGCCACGGTGGACCTGAGCCAATCGCGCGGCACGAGCTACCTGCGAGTGCTCGGGCGGTTGAAGCCGGGCGTGTCGCTGGAGCGCGCCACCCAGGTGATGAGCGCCCTCGCCGACACGCTGACCCAGCTCCATCCCGAGACGAACCAGGACTCCGGAATCACCCTGGTGCCGCTGCGGGAGCAGCTCCTGGGCGACGTGCGGCCGGTGCTCTTCATCCTTCTCGGGGCCGTGGGGTTGGTGCTGGCCATCGCGTGCGCGAACGTGGCCAATCTCTTCCTCGTGCGCGCCGCCGCGCGCCGTCCGGAGATGGCGGTGCGGGCCGCGCTGGGGGCGGGGCGCTGGCGGTTGGCGCGACAGCTGCTCACCGAGAGCGTGCTCCTGTCCCTCATCGCGGGCGCGCTCGGCCTGCTGCTCGCCGCCTGGGGGCTGGACGCCATGTTGGGGCTGGTGCCGCCGGAGGTTCCACGGCTGGAGGAGGTGGGCGTGGACGGTCGCGTGCTGGCCTTCACCGTGTGCATGACGCTGGGGACCGGGGTCCTCTTCGGGCTGCTCCCCGCGCTCCAGGCCTCCACCCCGGACCTGAACGGGGTGTTGCGGCAGTCGGGCGGGGGGCGGCTCGTGGGCGGGCACCGCTCGCGCGACGCGCTGGTGGTGGGAGAGGTGGCCCTGGCGGTGGTGCTCCTCATCAGCGCCGGGTTGCTCGTGCGCAGCCTGTGGCGACTCCAGGACGTGGAGCCGGGGTTCCAGGAAGAGGGAGTGCTCACCTGGAGCATGTCGTTGCCACCGGAGCGCTATCCAGACGAGGCGCGACAGGCCGCGTTCTTCCAGCAGGTGGTGGAGCGCGTTTCGCAGGTGCCCGGGGTCCAGGGCGCGGGGGCCATCTCCGACCTGCCGATGGGAGGCGCCAACATCTGGCTCTCGTTGGAGGTCGAGGGCCGGCCGGTGCCGGTGTCGGAGCGGCCCTCGGTGGGATTCCAAGCCATCACCCCCGGCTACTTGCGGACCCTGGGGATTCCGCTGCTCCAGGGCCGCGACGTGGCGACGACGGACACCGCGAAGTCGGAGCCGGTGGTGCTGTTGAACCAGACGGCCGCGCGCCAGCACTTCCCGGGACAGGACGCGGTGGGTCAGCGCCTCCGGCTGGGAGGCGAGGCCACGCCCATGCTCACGGTGGTCGGCGTGGTGGGCGACGTGAAGTACGACGGGCCCGCGAAGGAGGCCCGCCCGGAGGCGTACGTGGCGACCCTCCAGCGCACGTTCTTCTTCACGTCGTTCGTGGCGCGCACCCAGGGCGACCCGGCGGCGGTGATTCCCTCCGTGCGAGCGGCGGTGGGCGAGCTGGACAGGGAGCTGCCCCTGGCCGACGTGCGCACGATGGCGCAGCGGCTGGCGGAGTCCACCGCGCGCCCACGGTTCATGTCCTTCGTCGTGGCGCTCTTCGCGGGGATGTCCCTGCTGCTGGCGGGTGTGGGGCTGTCCGGGGTGATGGCGTACGCCGTGCGTCAGCGCACGCGGGAGATGGGCATCCGCATGGCGCTCGGCGCCCAGCCCTCCGACGTGCTGCGACTGGTGCTGGGCCACGGGATGCGGCTGGCCCTGCTGGGGGTGGGCCTGGGCTTGGTGGGAGCCTTCGCGCTGACGCGGGTCATGGCCAGCCTGCTGTACGGCGTGAGCACGACGGACCCGCTCGTCTTCGGCGCGCTCGCCGCGCTGGTGACGCTCGTCGCGCTGCTGGCCACGTGGCTGCCCGCCCATCGCGCCACCCGCGTGGACCCACAAATCGCCCTGCGGTGA
- a CDS encoding leucine-rich repeat domain-containing protein, giving the protein MATKKTTSRTSPTKKPATPTPAELATQWRELEARLGEALGPRTSGQYPSELEPLAMTFEHAPDLGALLPDDYQRFVEELGYRWVNPGKKGLAFLPPRWRVQASQGMGEPGRPWTVVREEREAGRHDYRFVMFASEDLNDINGYCFGKSAQGDGLVVWSVEDSLPTLEQGTFTAWLAKKLGALGKQAATPRKVRDDALGDPLDLLLDSYGATATQAREERAAAVLAGHPRNTKHLFLHTATLRVLPDMVGEFTELESLSATGVRLVLLSSALGRLTKLKNLNLSNNPELTSLPAELARLQSLESLALDGTGVKDLPETLLQLPKLRYLNLKAAPLTSLPDWLGRMPALQTLVLRQTRLPAESIEALKQARPDLTIELST; this is encoded by the coding sequence ATGGCAACCAAGAAGACGACCTCGCGCACCTCCCCCACGAAGAAGCCGGCCACGCCGACCCCCGCTGAACTCGCGACGCAGTGGAGGGAGCTGGAGGCCCGACTCGGGGAGGCCCTGGGCCCACGGACCTCCGGGCAGTACCCGAGCGAGCTGGAACCCCTGGCGATGACGTTCGAGCACGCGCCCGACCTGGGCGCGCTGCTCCCCGACGACTACCAGCGCTTCGTCGAGGAGCTGGGCTACCGCTGGGTGAACCCCGGGAAGAAGGGTCTGGCCTTCCTCCCCCCGCGCTGGCGCGTGCAGGCGTCGCAAGGCATGGGCGAGCCGGGTCGCCCGTGGACGGTGGTGCGCGAGGAGCGCGAGGCGGGTCGCCACGACTACCGCTTCGTGATGTTCGCGTCGGAGGACCTCAACGACATCAACGGCTACTGCTTCGGCAAGAGCGCCCAGGGGGATGGGCTCGTGGTCTGGTCCGTGGAAGACAGCCTGCCCACGCTCGAGCAGGGCACCTTCACGGCCTGGCTCGCCAAGAAGCTGGGGGCGCTGGGCAAACAGGCCGCCACCCCGCGCAAGGTCCGCGACGACGCGTTGGGGGACCCGCTCGACCTGCTCCTGGACTCGTATGGCGCGACGGCGACCCAGGCCCGCGAGGAGCGCGCGGCGGCCGTGCTGGCGGGCCATCCGCGGAACACGAAGCACCTCTTCCTCCACACCGCGACGCTGCGCGTGCTGCCGGACATGGTGGGCGAGTTCACGGAGCTGGAGAGCCTGTCCGCGACCGGCGTGAGGCTGGTCCTCCTGTCCAGCGCGCTGGGACGGCTCACGAAGCTCAAGAACCTCAACCTCTCCAACAACCCCGAGCTGACGTCGCTCCCCGCCGAGCTGGCCCGGCTGCAGTCCCTGGAGTCACTCGCCCTGGACGGCACCGGGGTGAAGGACCTCCCCGAGACGCTCCTCCAGCTCCCGAAGCTGCGCTACCTCAACCTCAAGGCCGCGCCGCTCACCTCGCTGCCCGACTGGCTCGGCCGCATGCCCGCCCTCCAGACCCTGGTCCTGCGACAGACGCGGCTCCCCGCCGAGTCAATCGAAGCCCTGAAGCAGGCGCGCCCGGACCTGACCATCGAGCTGTCCACCTGA
- a CDS encoding DUF6597 domain-containing transcriptional factor yields MSRPRIDAPRGVLHRPAPPGRIHHERFAPSPALEAFIQHFWTVRWDLRGEAPVVARTLPHPCIHLVFERGRARVVGVQTRRFQRRLQGLDHVFGIKFRPAAFQPLLRSPVSQLTERTVGLRAVFGRESDALRDAILAQPDARECARLAEDFFRTRLPPMPAPIAKLRDLVERLASDPDITRMEQVAALAGLDPRGLQRRFRAAVGVSPKWVLKRYRLHEAAELLARPEPQDMAALALRLGYFDQSHFIRDFKAVVGQSPGQYVADVAASRTAARSPPRKPAN; encoded by the coding sequence GTGAGCCGTCCTCGCATCGACGCGCCCCGGGGCGTCCTCCATCGGCCCGCGCCCCCGGGCCGCATCCACCACGAGCGCTTCGCGCCCTCCCCCGCGCTGGAGGCGTTCATCCAGCATTTCTGGACCGTGCGCTGGGACCTGCGGGGAGAGGCACCGGTGGTCGCCCGGACGCTGCCGCATCCCTGCATCCACCTCGTCTTCGAGCGGGGCCGCGCGCGCGTCGTGGGAGTCCAGACCCGCAGGTTCCAACGCCGGCTCCAGGGCCTGGACCACGTCTTCGGCATCAAGTTCCGTCCCGCCGCCTTCCAGCCGCTGCTGCGCTCGCCCGTGTCCCAGCTCACCGAACGCACCGTGGGGCTTCGCGCCGTCTTCGGCCGGGAGAGCGACGCGCTGCGAGACGCCATCCTCGCTCAGCCCGATGCCCGCGAGTGCGCGCGCCTGGCCGAGGACTTCTTCCGCACGCGACTGCCGCCCATGCCCGCGCCCATCGCGAAGTTGAGGGACCTGGTGGAGCGCCTCGCCTCGGACCCGGACATCACCCGCATGGAGCAGGTGGCCGCGCTCGCCGGACTCGACCCGCGAGGCCTCCAGCGGCGCTTCCGCGCGGCCGTGGGCGTCAGCCCCAAATGGGTCTTGAAACGCTACCGACTGCACGAAGCCGCGGAGCTGCTCGCGCGCCCGGAGCCCCAGGACATGGCCGCGCTCGCGCTGCGACTCGGGTACTTCGACCAGTCCCACTTCATCCGCGACTTCAAGGCCGTGGTGGGGCAGTCCCCGGGGCAGTACGTCGCCGACGTGGCGGCCAGCCGGACAGCGGCCCGGTCCCCACCAAGGAAGCCAGCCAATTGA